In a single window of the Terriglobus roseus genome:
- the malQ gene encoding 4-alpha-glucanotransferase yields the protein MNTEQRPPLHCIVFAHHTFDMISERLSGVLLHVTSLPSNGGIGDFGPAAYAFVDYLAQADQRLWQVLPLNPVGYGNSPYSALSAFAGNPLLISLEELQKAGWLYAGEADGLAGPNGPVDFGRAITEKIPLIQRAARRFLKGSTSQQCQAFEKFREASKSWLVDYARFIILRRQNNYVHWNEWPTELAAHDPEALAQFDAEHSEDLEIEYATQFFFTEQWTALRAFCTTRDIRVMGDMAIFVSYDSADVWANKEIFDLDENYKPIAVSGVPPDYFSATGQRWGNPLYRWRYLEQHGFDWWVDRVKRQLELYDLLRLDHFRGFEAYWRIPAEEETAMNGEWVEAPGFALFDRLKSVLGGSLPFIAEDLGVITDKVDKLRCDFSMPGMRVLQFGFSGRGAHLHLPHKYDRNTVCYTGTHDNDTTLGWWQNAGEADRKNLLTYLGPLAHPNDVVWAMIRCAERSVASICIIPLQDLLHLGPEGRMNTPGAPENNWTWRFHPEALHPDISTQLRHITEECDRDAYIPESAAQEIAAMPSPPEALADQTGEQQGTSAETITSAA from the coding sequence TTGAATACCGAGCAAAGACCGCCGCTCCATTGCATCGTGTTTGCGCATCACACATTCGACATGATCTCTGAGCGGCTCTCCGGCGTACTACTTCACGTGACCTCGCTGCCTTCGAATGGCGGCATTGGTGACTTTGGCCCTGCGGCCTATGCCTTTGTGGACTACCTTGCGCAGGCCGATCAGCGTCTTTGGCAGGTGTTGCCGCTGAACCCGGTGGGTTATGGCAACTCGCCTTACTCTGCACTGTCCGCGTTCGCGGGTAACCCGCTGCTTATCAGCCTGGAAGAGCTGCAGAAAGCAGGCTGGCTCTATGCGGGCGAGGCCGATGGGCTCGCCGGGCCCAATGGTCCCGTGGATTTCGGCCGCGCCATCACCGAGAAGATTCCGCTGATCCAGCGCGCCGCGCGCCGCTTCCTAAAAGGCAGTACCAGCCAGCAGTGCCAAGCCTTCGAAAAATTCCGTGAAGCCAGCAAATCGTGGCTGGTGGACTACGCACGCTTCATCATCCTGCGCAGGCAAAACAACTACGTTCATTGGAACGAGTGGCCGACCGAGCTCGCTGCGCACGATCCGGAAGCACTGGCGCAATTCGATGCAGAGCATAGTGAAGACCTCGAGATCGAGTACGCTACGCAGTTTTTCTTTACAGAACAGTGGACCGCACTCCGCGCTTTCTGCACCACGCGTGACATCCGGGTCATGGGCGACATGGCAATCTTTGTCTCGTACGATTCGGCAGACGTCTGGGCCAACAAGGAAATCTTCGATCTCGACGAGAACTACAAACCCATCGCGGTTTCGGGCGTGCCGCCGGATTATTTCTCGGCTACCGGACAGCGTTGGGGCAATCCGCTCTATCGCTGGCGCTACCTTGAGCAGCATGGGTTCGACTGGTGGGTCGATCGTGTGAAGCGGCAGCTCGAGCTCTACGACCTGTTGCGTCTCGATCATTTCCGCGGCTTTGAGGCCTACTGGCGGATTCCCGCGGAAGAGGAAACCGCGATGAACGGGGAGTGGGTTGAGGCTCCGGGCTTCGCGCTCTTCGACCGGCTCAAGTCGGTTCTCGGCGGCTCGCTACCCTTTATCGCGGAAGACCTTGGAGTCATCACGGATAAGGTCGACAAGCTCCGCTGCGACTTCAGCATGCCGGGCATGCGCGTATTGCAGTTCGGATTCTCCGGTCGTGGTGCGCACCTTCACTTGCCGCATAAATACGACCGGAATACCGTCTGCTACACCGGAACGCACGACAACGACACGACCCTGGGTTGGTGGCAAAACGCTGGCGAGGCTGATCGCAAGAATTTACTGACTTACCTTGGTCCGCTTGCTCATCCGAATGACGTGGTGTGGGCGATGATTCGGTGTGCGGAGCGCTCCGTCGCGTCGATCTGCATTATTCCTTTACAGGACCTGCTGCACCTGGGGCCGGAAGGTCGCATGAACACGCCCGGTGCGCCTGAGAATAACTGGACCTGGCGCTTCCATCCTGAAGCTCTGCATCCGGATATCAGCACGCAGCTGCGTCACATTACGGAAGAGTGCGATCGCGACGCCTACATCCCGGAGTCAGCCGCACAGGAGATCGCCGCGATGCCGTCGCCACCGGAGGCACTCGCGGACCAGACCGGCGAGCAGCAGGGAACGAGCGCGGAAACGATTACGTCGGCGGCTTGA
- a CDS encoding Dps family protein, which yields MAVAIKKPDTKDMSTPHWHEKANEIQKYGTVTQDLPLGLSAEVRAKSCKALNQLLADSIALRDMYKKHHWQVAGPTFYQLHLLFDKHFEEQVEIVDTIAERVQLLGGVTIAMGGDVAEVTQIPRPPRGKEEVPVQISRLLEAHKIIINDCHKIAKEADDNGDDGTNDLAVSDVLRANELQAWFIMQHLVDMPLVHAS from the coding sequence ATGGCAGTCGCAATCAAGAAGCCCGACACGAAGGACATGAGCACACCGCATTGGCACGAGAAGGCAAACGAGATCCAGAAATACGGCACGGTGACTCAGGATTTGCCGCTCGGCCTCAGCGCAGAGGTTCGCGCGAAGTCCTGCAAGGCCCTGAATCAGCTTCTGGCGGACTCCATCGCCCTGCGCGATATGTATAAGAAGCACCACTGGCAGGTTGCCGGTCCTACCTTCTACCAGCTTCACCTGCTGTTCGATAAGCACTTTGAGGAGCAGGTCGAAATCGTCGACACGATCGCAGAGCGTGTTCAACTCCTGGGCGGCGTCACCATCGCTATGGGCGGCGACGTTGCGGAAGTGACGCAGATTCCGCGTCCTCCCCGCGGCAAGGAAGAGGTTCCGGTACAGATCTCGCGCCTGCTGGAAGCGCACAAGATCATCATCAACGATTGCCACAAGATCGCGAAGGAAGCAGACGACAATGGTGACGACGGCACGAACGATCTCGCCGTGTCGGATGTTCTTCGGGCGAACGAACTGCAGGCCTGGTTCATCATGCAGCATCTGGTCGACATGCCGCTGGTTCACGCCAGCTAA